A single genomic interval of Musa acuminata AAA Group cultivar baxijiao chromosome BXJ3-4, Cavendish_Baxijiao_AAA, whole genome shotgun sequence harbors:
- the LOC103982324 gene encoding protein SODIUM POTASSIUM ROOT DEFECTIVE 2: MKGVNFSCVSPASAAICTSIDRRSMVRGSTGRAADRHMTHPRDPRRANSALGSMSGATRERRSRNQRSRKILDKPSDLVTPPGSSRYLLNGDDFFDVFPSVVTAAPLLSVDQPAVLKPPSSTTSQEQVVHLRVSLHCKACEMKVRKHISKMEGVTSFNIDLATKKVTVIGDVTPLGVLDSVSKVKNAQLWPSL; the protein is encoded by the exons ATGAAAGGAGTGAACTTCTCCTGTGTATCACCGGCATCAGCAGCGATATGCACGAGCATAGATCGGCGGTCGATGGTCCGAGGGAGCACCGGAAGAGCGGCCGACCGGCACATGACTCATCCGAGAGATCCAAGGAGAGCAAACTCTGCTCTCGGCTCCATGTCTGGTGCAACCAGAGAGAGGCGATCTCGCAACCAAAGGAGCAGGAAGATCTTGGATAAACCATCTGATCTTGTGACTCCGCCGGGCTCCTCGCGATACTTGTTGAACGGTGATGACTTCTTCGATGTTTTCCCGAGCGTGGTGACTGCTGCTCCTCTTCTCTCAGTGGATCAACCTGCTGTCCTGAAGCCACCGTCTTCTACTACGTCACAAGAACAG GTTGTGCATCTGAGGGTATCTTTGCACTGCAAAGCTTGTGAAATGAAGGTCAGGAAGCACATCTCGAAGATGGAAG GCGTGACCTCATTCAACATAGACTTGGCAACGAAGAAGGTGACGGTGATCGGAGACGTGACGCCGCTGGGAGTCCTAGACAGCGTCTCCAAGGTTAAGAATGCTCAGTTATGGCCTTCCCTTTGA